The stretch of DNA GATTATGCTGCCGATCTGGGAATTGCCAATGGCGATGCTGTTTTTACATATAACAATGGAGGTGCTACATTAGGATCTAATATTAATCTAAAAAGAGCTGACTTTTGGAATATTAGAAAGCAGATGAACAATTTTGCTAATAATTTAGCATTCAACTTTAACTGGGATAAGATTAATTTAAATGTAGGATATTATTATTCTAACTGGAAATCAAATCAAAATTGGAATTGGAGCAGTTTCTTAACAAGTGTCGAAGATGAAGGGCGATTAGTAAATCTGGTGGATTCTAATACGGGAACAGCATATACATACAATGGTATCTCTGGGATATCATGGTTGCAAAGAGAATCTCAAATAAAAGGAACATTAAATGCCATTTTTTTAGACGCTGAAATTGAGGCGAGCGAAGATTTAACTTTAAATTTTGGTTTTAGATATGATGATGATAAGTATTCAGGAGCAGGAGACCATGGAACCTGGGGTAACGATATTGGGATATTGCCAAATAACACAGCAGATAATGGTGTAAATGTTTTAAGAGGAGATTATGTTTATTGGGATTATGATGTAAGTGAAATCTCTTATACAGGAGCAGCAAACTATAAGTTTAATGATAATATGGCATCATATTTAAGATACAGTAGAGGATTTAGGTCTCCTATTGAAGAAGCCTTTTACATTGCCGTTGAAAGTGGAGAAGGAAACCAAAATCAAGCTTTTCAAGATTTAGAACCTACCAAGGTAAACCAAACAGAACTTGGGTTTAAATATTCATCCGAGAAAATAGCCTTATTTGCGAATCTGTTTCACATGAAATTAGACAACATAACCTATCAGGATATAGGAGCAGGAGGCGTCTCTGAAAGAAAGTTTGCAAACGTAAAAAATATAGGTTTAGAACTTGAGGCTATCTTAAAATTAGGAAATTTTAATGCCACATTAAATGGAACACTTCAAAATCCGGAATATGATGGTTATGAAGGGTCTCAGACTGCTTTAAATGGGAATTTAGCAAGAAGAATTTCAAAATTTTATTATAACATCCGACCAGATTATAATATAACGGATAACTTTAATGTATACGCTAAGTATTCTTATTTTGGAAAAAAATATCATGATATTGAGAATACGTTTGAACTACCAGGATTTGGTGTCGTAAATGCAGGAGCATCCTATAAAGTAAACAATTTAAGGTTCGGATTAGATGCATCAAACTTATTTAATACAATTGGACTTACCGAAGGGGATGGTGCTGCACCAGCAGATGGAGATGTGTTTTTAGGAAGGTCAATTCTAGGTAGAGCAGTAAGGGTATCAGTAGCAATTAATTTTTAATTAAAGAGTCCTTAATATGAAATAAATATAATGAGGATGTCTGAAAACTGTCATTTTGAGCGTAGCTGAAAAATCTCAATACACTGATAATCTCGTGTTTAATTTTAAAGAAATTCTTCACAGCTTCGCTGCTACCTTCGGAACAAAATATATTTTGTTCCGAAGGTAATATTCAGAATGACAGTTTTTAGAATTTTTAGACAGCCTCTTTATACGAATTCCTGAATGTGCAGAAATTTTTAGTTTCTTCATTTTTCAGAAAACCAAAGAATTTTAAACAGATGAAAAACCTAGGAATTAAAGCGGCTCTATACATTAATTATTTTGTGTTTGCTATTTTGCTAAATAGCGTAGGGATAGTCATTAAGCAAGCCATAGATAATTATAATGTAAGTGAAACAAGCGCAAGTATTCTGGAAGCTTTTAAAGATTTACCAATAGCTTTTGTGTCATTTTTTGTGGCCTCGTTTTTGCCCAAAATAGGCTATAAAAAAAGTATGTTG from Flavivirga spongiicola encodes:
- a CDS encoding TonB-dependent receptor, with product MLQQITILKKLCFTMLALMSSIAIAQNGSIEGTITDTNGSPLPGVNVVIQNTSKGSVTDFDGNYVISNVEDGSFTLVVSYIGFKTQELSFTVSGSSVQLNVTLQEDLMSLSEVVVTGSGNPRKKMESSVAITTMGSKQIEEQAPQSTADLLQSIPGFLVETSGGETGNNLFARGIPTAGAYEYVQFQEDGMPVFEDGALQFANIDNFQRTDATVKRLEAVKGGTASIYASGAPGGIINFISNTGQNEFKGTTKLTVGDYGLFRTDFNLGGAIVQDKLFYNVGGFYRVDDGIRDPGYKANNGGQVKFNMTYRFDKGYARLYFKNLDDRTIFYQSTPFVKRGDDVKEYPGFDANYGTFANREMTKINVPQGGGGFFKADLEDGIHPRTNAIGGEFKYQLSDIVSVKNSFKNTDINLDYNAIFAAAWMGGITSQADYAADLGIANGDAVFTYNNGGATLGSNINLKRADFWNIRKQMNNFANNLAFNFNWDKINLNVGYYYSNWKSNQNWNWSSFLTSVEDEGRLVNLVDSNTGTAYTYNGISGISWLQRESQIKGTLNAIFLDAEIEASEDLTLNFGFRYDDDKYSGAGDHGTWGNDIGILPNNTADNGVNVLRGDYVYWDYDVSEISYTGAANYKFNDNMASYLRYSRGFRSPIEEAFYIAVESGEGNQNQAFQDLEPTKVNQTELGFKYSSEKIALFANLFHMKLDNITYQDIGAGGVSERKFANVKNIGLELEAILKLGNFNATLNGTLQNPEYDGYEGSQTALNGNLARRISKFYYNIRPDYNITDNFNVYAKYSYFGKKYHDIENTFELPGFGVVNAGASYKVNNLRFGLDASNLFNTIGLTEGDGAAPADGDVFLGRSILGRAVRVSVAINF